A stretch of the Medicago truncatula cultivar Jemalong A17 chromosome 5, MtrunA17r5.0-ANR, whole genome shotgun sequence genome encodes the following:
- the LOC25479545 gene encoding protein SRG1, whose translation MDGSSVVLAPSVQELEKQGITKVPKQYLQPNQDSILVSNTTSLPQLPVIDLSKLLCEDAIELENLDHACKDWGFFQLINHGVNPLLVENIKIGVQKFFNLPIEEKKKFWQTTEEMQGFGQVYVALEEEKLRWGDMFFIKTFPLHTRHPHLIPCIPQPFRDNLESYSLEVNKLCVTLIEFMSKALKIKPNELLDIFEEGSQAMRMNYYPPCPQPDQVIGLNPHSDAGTLTILLQVNEMEGLQIKKDGIWIPIRPLSDAFVVNVGDILEVQTNGIYRSIEHRATVNSEKERISVAAFHAPHMGGYIGPTPSLVTPQSPALFKTMPTADFLNGYIASRIKGKSYLDVVRIKNEIHE comes from the exons ATGGATGGTTCTTCCGTTGTCCTGGCGCCTTCAGTCCAAGAGTTGGAAAAACAAGGAATTACAAAAGTTCCAAAACAATATCTTCAACCAAATCAAGACTCTATTCTTGTATCTAACACAACATCGTTACCGCAACTCCCAGTTATCGACCTTAGTAAACTGTTATGTGAAGATGCAATTGAGCTAGAGAATCTAGACCATGCTTGTAAGGATTGGGGTTTCTTCCAG CTAATTAATCATGGAGTCAACCCTTTATTggtagaaaatattaaaattggtGTTCAAAAATTCTTCAACCTTCCaatagaagagaaaaagaagttttGGCAAACAACTGAAGAAATGCAAGGGTTTGGACAAGTTTATGTTGCATTAGAGGAAGAAAAGCTAAGATGGGGAGATATGTTCTTCATCAAAACTTTCCCATTGCACACAAGGCATCCCCATCTAATTCCTTGTATCCCACAACCATTCAG AGATAATCTAGAGAGCTATTCTCTAGAAGTGAATAAACTATGTGTGACACTCATTGAATTTATGTCAAAAGCATTAAAGATCAAACCAAATGAATTGCTAGATATATTTGAAGAGGGAAGCCAAGCAATGAGAATGAATTATTACCCTCCTTGTCCTCAACCAGATCAAGTCATTGGACTGAATCCTCATTCTGATGCTGGTACCCTTACCATCCTTCTCCAAGTCAATGAAATGGAAGGacttcaaataaaaaaggatGGAATTTGGATTCCAATCCGTCCTCTCTCTGATGCTTTTGTTGTTAATGTTGGAGATATCTTGGAG GTACAAACCAATGGAATTTACCGAAGCATTGAACATCGAGCAACAGTGAATTCAGAGAAGGAGAGAATCTCTGTTGCAGCATTTCACGCTCCTCATATGGGAGGATATATAGGTCCAACACCCAGCCTTGTTACTCCTCAAAGTCCTGCATTATTCAAAACTATGCCTACTGCAGATTTCCTCAATGGATACATTGCAAGTAGGATAAAGGGGAAATCGTACTTGGATGTTGTTAGGATAAAAAACGAGATTCATGAATAA